A portion of the Oxynema aestuarii AP17 genome contains these proteins:
- a CDS encoding Uma2 family endonuclease — translation MTSTQPVRWTIADLELFPEDGKRYEIIDGDLIVTRAPHWKHQEVVGNVYAQLKAWSRQTGLGRTAIAPGIIFSATDSVIPDVVWASDRRLENCLDELGHLTDAPELVVEVLSKSPKDRQRDLELKLKLYSTQGVQEYWICDYQNIEIKVYRREGGMLKLVVTLFEQDTLTTPLLSGFSCLVVDVFS, via the coding sequence ATGACAAGCACTCAACCCGTTCGTTGGACGATCGCCGATCTCGAACTCTTTCCAGAGGATGGGAAACGCTATGAAATTATTGATGGAGACCTCATTGTGACCAGAGCACCACACTGGAAACATCAAGAGGTTGTCGGCAATGTTTATGCTCAGTTAAAAGCTTGGTCTCGTCAGACAGGTTTGGGAAGAACGGCGATCGCCCCCGGAATTATTTTTTCAGCAACAGATAGTGTAATTCCCGATGTAGTTTGGGCCAGCGATCGGCGATTGGAAAACTGCCTAGATGAATTGGGCCACTTAACTGATGCCCCCGAGTTAGTCGTTGAGGTACTATCAAAAAGCCCTAAAGATCGACAACGGGATTTAGAATTAAAGCTAAAACTGTATTCAACCCAAGGCGTGCAGGAATATTGGATTTGCGATTATCAAAACATCGAAATTAAAGTTTATCGGCGCGAAGGGGGAATGCTCAAATTAGTCGTGACCTTGTTTGAACAAGATACGCTGACCACTCCTCTTTTGTCTGGATTTAGTTGTTTGGTGGTGGATGTATTTAGTTAA